Proteins encoded together in one Coffea arabica cultivar ET-39 chromosome 2c, Coffea Arabica ET-39 HiFi, whole genome shotgun sequence window:
- the LOC113728014 gene encoding serine/threonine-protein kinase 12-like isoform X2 gives MEYHKSQLLKQTRRIDSESPYRLLHCSSKGDKKGVVQELEKGVEPTLADYDKRTALHLASCEGYIEVVVLLLERGADVNSTDRWGRTPLSDARSFGHADICKILEKHGGIDPVALDSQMRGYEIEYTEVDMTEAPLLGEGAYGEVYLVKWRGTEVAAKTIRSSIASNETVKKTFLKELALWQKLRHPNIVQFLGVVKHSDRLTFLTEYLQNGSLYDILRKKGRLDPPTAVAYALDIARGMNYLHQHKPHPIIHRDLTPRNILQNEARHLKVTDFGLSKIVQEKNALGYKMTGETGSYRYMAPEVYRRETYGISVDVFSFALVVHEMFQGGPSSREEAPEEVADKRAYEDLRPPLSSFVYPEPIRRLLRDCWHKNPDCRPTFEEIILQLEIIQENMQGGKPLGSCYKCVIL, from the exons ATGGAATATCACAAGTCTCAG CTGCTGAAGCAAACTAGGAGAATTGATTCAGAAAGTCCATATCGCCTTCTTCACTGCTCATCGAAGGGTGACAAAAAGGGTGTGGTTCAGGAGCTGGAGAAAGGAGTGGAACCCACTCTGGCAGACTACGATAAGAGAACTGCACTTCATTTAGCGTCTTGTGAAGGTTACATTGAGGTGGTTGTCTTACTTCTTGAAAGAGGAGCAGATGTGAACTCCACTGATAGATGGGGTCGTACT CCACTGTCAGATGCTCGCAGCTTTGGCCATGCAGACATTTGTAAGATACTGGAGAAACATGGTGGAATTGATCCG GTTGCTCTTGACTCTCAGATGCGAGGTTATGAAATTGAGTACACTGAGGTTGACATGACTGAAGCACCTCTCCTTGGAGAA GGTGCATATGGTGAAGTCTATTTGGTGAAATGGCGTGGTACAGAAGTTGCAGCAAAAACAATTCGCTCATCTATTGCTTCAAATGAGACGGTCAA GAAAACCTTTCTCAAGGAACTTGCGTTATGGCAAAAGCTGCGCCACCCAAATATAGTGCAGTTCCTTGGCGTTGTAAAACATTCTGATCGTTTAACCTTCCTCACAGAGTATCTCCaaaat GGAAGTTTGTACGATATCctaagaaagaaaggaagactTGATCCACCAACAGCAGTTGCTTATGCTTTAGACATTGCAAG AGGCATGAATTATCTTCATCAGCATAAACCCCATCCTATAATCCATAGAGATTTGACCCCAAG AAATATACTACAAAATGAAGCAAGACATCTCAAAGTCACAGACTTTGGACTAAGCAAAATTGTGCAGGAAAAAAATGCTCTTGGTTACAAAATGACCGGGGAAACTGGATCAT ATCGTTATATGGCTCCAGAGGTGTACCGCCGAGAAACATATGGGATAAGCGTGGAtgtcttttcttttgctctggTTGTTCATGAG ATGTTCCAAGGCGGACCATCTAGTCGAGAGGAGGCTCCAGAGGAAGTGGCAGACAAGCGGGCATATGAAGATTTGCGTCCACCTCTCTCTTCATTTGTATACCCTGAACCAATCCGCAG GCTTTTACGAGATTGCTGGCATAAGAATCCAGATTGCAGACCGACATTTGAAGAGATCATTTTGCAGCTGGAGATCATCCAAGAGAATATGCAAGGCGGGAAACCCTTGGGAAGCTGCTACAAATGTGTCATTTTATGA
- the LOC113728014 gene encoding serine/threonine-protein kinase 12-like isoform X1: protein MEYHKSQLLKQTRRIDSESPYRLLHCSSKGDKKGVVQELEKGVEPTLADYDKRTALHLASCEGYIEVVVLLLERGADVNSTDRWGRTPLSDARSFGHADICKILEKHGGIDPVALDSQMRGYEIEYTEVDMTEAPLLGECYKIIKRKKQGAYGEVYLVKWRGTEVAAKTIRSSIASNETVKKTFLKELALWQKLRHPNIVQFLGVVKHSDRLTFLTEYLQNGSLYDILRKKGRLDPPTAVAYALDIARGMNYLHQHKPHPIIHRDLTPRNILQNEARHLKVTDFGLSKIVQEKNALGYKMTGETGSYRYMAPEVYRRETYGISVDVFSFALVVHEMFQGGPSSREEAPEEVADKRAYEDLRPPLSSFVYPEPIRRLLRDCWHKNPDCRPTFEEIILQLEIIQENMQGGKPLGSCYKCVIL from the exons ATGGAATATCACAAGTCTCAG CTGCTGAAGCAAACTAGGAGAATTGATTCAGAAAGTCCATATCGCCTTCTTCACTGCTCATCGAAGGGTGACAAAAAGGGTGTGGTTCAGGAGCTGGAGAAAGGAGTGGAACCCACTCTGGCAGACTACGATAAGAGAACTGCACTTCATTTAGCGTCTTGTGAAGGTTACATTGAGGTGGTTGTCTTACTTCTTGAAAGAGGAGCAGATGTGAACTCCACTGATAGATGGGGTCGTACT CCACTGTCAGATGCTCGCAGCTTTGGCCATGCAGACATTTGTAAGATACTGGAGAAACATGGTGGAATTGATCCG GTTGCTCTTGACTCTCAGATGCGAGGTTATGAAATTGAGTACACTGAGGTTGACATGACTGAAGCACCTCTCCTTGGAGAA TGttacaaaataattaaaaggaaaaagcaGGGTGCATATGGTGAAGTCTATTTGGTGAAATGGCGTGGTACAGAAGTTGCAGCAAAAACAATTCGCTCATCTATTGCTTCAAATGAGACGGTCAA GAAAACCTTTCTCAAGGAACTTGCGTTATGGCAAAAGCTGCGCCACCCAAATATAGTGCAGTTCCTTGGCGTTGTAAAACATTCTGATCGTTTAACCTTCCTCACAGAGTATCTCCaaaat GGAAGTTTGTACGATATCctaagaaagaaaggaagactTGATCCACCAACAGCAGTTGCTTATGCTTTAGACATTGCAAG AGGCATGAATTATCTTCATCAGCATAAACCCCATCCTATAATCCATAGAGATTTGACCCCAAG AAATATACTACAAAATGAAGCAAGACATCTCAAAGTCACAGACTTTGGACTAAGCAAAATTGTGCAGGAAAAAAATGCTCTTGGTTACAAAATGACCGGGGAAACTGGATCAT ATCGTTATATGGCTCCAGAGGTGTACCGCCGAGAAACATATGGGATAAGCGTGGAtgtcttttcttttgctctggTTGTTCATGAG ATGTTCCAAGGCGGACCATCTAGTCGAGAGGAGGCTCCAGAGGAAGTGGCAGACAAGCGGGCATATGAAGATTTGCGTCCACCTCTCTCTTCATTTGTATACCCTGAACCAATCCGCAG GCTTTTACGAGATTGCTGGCATAAGAATCCAGATTGCAGACCGACATTTGAAGAGATCATTTTGCAGCTGGAGATCATCCAAGAGAATATGCAAGGCGGGAAACCCTTGGGAAGCTGCTACAAATGTGTCATTTTATGA